The Branchiibius hedensis DNA segment GCCGCGGTCGAAGCTCTCGCGCCGTGGGCTGCGGTGGGCGCTCGAAGCGCTGGTCGTGCAGCACCTCACCGTCACCCGGATCGCCGAGGGACTCGACGTCGCCTGGGACACCGCCAACGACGCCGTGCTTGCTGAAGGCCGACGTGTTCTCATCGACGACCCGGCCCGCTTCGACGGCGTGAGGGTCATCGGCGTCGATGAGCACGTCTGGAGGCACACCAGGCGCGGCGACAGGTACGTCACCGTGATCATCGACCTGACCCCGATCCGCGACAAGACCGGCCCCGCCAGGCTGCTGGACATGGTCGAGGGTCGCTCGAAGGAGGCCTTCAAGACCTGGCTCGCCGCCCGACCCGACACCTGGCGCGACGGGATCGAGGTCGTCGCGATGGACGGGTTCACCGGCTTCAAGACCGCCGCCGCCGAGGAGCTCCCCGACGCGGTGGCGGTCATGGATCCGTTCCACGTCGTCCGCCTCGCCAGGGACGCGCTCGACCGGTGCCGGCGCCGGGTGCAGCAGGCCATCCACGGCCACCGCGGGATGAAGGGCGACCCGCTGTATGCCGCGCGGCGGACCCTGCACACCGGCGCCGAGCTGCTGACCGACAAGCAGGCCGCTCGACTCCGCACGTTGTTCGGGGCCGAGGAGCATGTCGAGGTCGAGGCGACCTGGGGGATCTACCAGCGGATGATCGCCGCCTACCGCCACGAAGACCGCCACCACGGCCGCGAGCTCATGGCCAACCTGATTGCCTCGATCAGCAGCGGTGTCCCGAGGGCGCTGGTCGAACTCACCACACTCGGCCGGACGCTGAGGAAGCGCGCCGACGACGTGCTCGCCTACTTCGACCGCCCCGGCACGTCCAACGGTCCGACCGAGGCGATCAACGGCCGCCTCGAACACCTCCGCGGCAGTGCTCTTGGGTTCCGCAACCTCACCAACTACATCGCCAGGAGCCTGCTCGAGACCGGCGGGTTCAGACCCCGTCTACACCTCGACTGGGATGAGCCTGCAAACCCGTGGGGCCAGCCTCAAACATCCAGTAGACCAGCAGCGCCGACAGGTCCGCGACGATCATGTTCGCTCGCATTTGCTCCCACCTTCCCTACGAGTTCCGCGCTTGTGTGAGGGCCTCGATCAGCCCATCGATCAATGTCCCGGTGTTGGCGTGGTCGGCATCAAAAGCGATCCAACTCGGTATGACCGACCACTCGCCCGCTGAATCCATCCGCAGCGCCTGGTGCTCCTCGTTAGTCGAGAGCACCCTGATGACTAGCTGCCCCCGACTGTTGACTCCGGCCTCGAACTGATCCCCCTCACGAATCGAGAGGTAGGTGTCGCGTTCGTCGATAGGCAACCCCTTCACTGCGAACACTGGCCTATCGGCACCCATCACTGGTCTCCGTTCTGGCGAGGTTTGTGCTGGCAGTAACAGACCCGCTGAGGTCCCGTCCGACCCGCCTTGGTATCGATGCAATCGGCTGCGATGTGCGGCTCGCGGCAAGGTTCGCAGATCATGACGCATGCTCGTCTTGGGAGGTACGCCGCGGGAACCGCACGACCTCGAACCCTACGAACACCACGGCGAGCAGACCCAGCGCCCAGAAGTTGCTAGACCCGGCGCAGATGAAGGCTGCGGCCGCCGCTGGTGCGGCGTCTATTACCGGCCACGCCGCTGACGTGAGGGCTGATCGCGGCTCGGGCCGATGCGGGAGCTGATTCAACAGATGCCTCCGCCCGGCGAAAGCGGTGTAACCCGGGACCGCGATCCAACCAGCCGAGCTATGCAATGCCTGGCTCGCGAATGCGGGCGACCGCCGCCACGAACGCTAGGACAGCGCAGATGCCAGCACCCACGCCCGGACCGTGATCGCGACTTCCTCAGCCGCGCTCAGACCGGACCCTGTGCCGACGTGATCCTCGTCCGTCACCATCAGCCCTTCTCCTTCGTCCCGCGCGCCAGCTCTTCTTCTTTGATCCACTCCCCCAGTCTGGCCTCTTGCACCGACAGTAAGGTCCGCGCTGGTCGCCGCCCATTGCTCGGCGTACCGGCGCAACGCCCGAATCTGGTCAATGACGGTGTTCGCTTCGTCCCGCACCATCGCGTCAATGTCATTCCCGACTCGAGGGCGAAGCTGCAGACGACGGGACGTCCCGCTCGGATTACGGCAAGATCCTCGACCGTCGCGAGCAATGACATTGACGCGATGGTGCGGGACGAAGCGAACACCGTCATTGACCAGATTCGGGCGTTGCGCCGGTACGCCGAGCAATGGGCGGCGACCAGCGCGGACCTTACTGTCGGTGCAAGAGGCCAGACTGGGGGGAGTGGATCAAAGAAGAAGAGCTGGGCGCGCGGGACGAAGGAGAAGGGCTGATGGTGACGGACGAGGATCACGTCGGCACAGGGTCCGGTCTGAGCGCGGCTGAGGAAGTCGCGATCACGGTCCGGGCGTGGGTGCTGGGCATCTGCGCTGTCCTAGCGTTCGTGGCGGCGGTCGCCGCATTCGCGAGCCAGGCATTGCATAGCTCGGCTGGTTGGATCGCGGTCCCGGGTTACACCGCTTTCGCCGGGCGGAGGCATCTGTTGAATCAGCTCCCGCATCGGCCCGAGCCGCGATCAGCCCTCACGTCAGCGGCGTGGCCGGTAATAGACGCCGCACCAGCGGCGGCCGCAGCCTTCATCTGCGCCGGGTCTAGCAACTTCTGGGCGCTGGGTCTGCTCGCCGTGGTGTTCGTAGGGTTCGAGGTCGTGCGGTTCCCGCGGCGTACCTCCCAAGACGAGCATGCGTCATGATCTGCGAACCTTGCCGCGAGCCGCACATCGCAGCCGATTGCATCGATACCAAGGCGGGTCGGACGGGACCTCAGCGGGTCTGTTACTGCCAGCACAAACCTCGCCAGAACGGAGACCAGTGATGGGTGCCGATAGGCCAGTGTTCGCAGTGAAGGGGTTGCCTATCGACGAACGCGACACCTACCTCTCGATTCGTGAGGGGGATCAGTTCGAGGCCGGAGTCAACAGTCGGGGGCAGCTAGTCATCAGGGTGCTCTCGACTAACGAGGAGCACCAGGCGCTGCGGATGGATTCAGCGGGCGAGTGGTCGGTCATACCGAGTTGGATCGCTTTTGATGCCGACCACGCCAACACCGGGACATTGATCGATGGGCTGATCGAGGCCCTCACACAAGCGCGGAACTCGTAGGGAAGGTGGGAGCAAATGCGAGCGAACATGATCGTCGCGGACCTGTCGGCGCTGCTGGTCTACTGGATGTTTGAGGCTGGCCCCACGGGTTTGCAGGCTCATCCCAGTCGAGGGTGTAGACGGGGTCTGAACCCGCCGGTCTCGAGCAGGCTCCTGGCGATGTAGTTGGTGAGGTTGCGGAACCCAAGAGCACTGCCGCGGAGGTGTTCGAGGCGGCCGTTGATCGCCTCGGTCGGACCGTTGGACGTGCCGGGGCGGTCGAAGTAGGCGAGCACGTCGTCGGCGCGCTTCCTCAGCGTCCGGCCGAGTGTGGTGAGTTCGACCAGCGCCCTCGGGACACCGCTGCTGATCGAGGCAATCAGGTTGGCCATGAGCTCGCGGCCGTGGTGGCGGTCTTCGTGGCGGTAGGCGGCGATCATCCGCTGGTAGATCCCCCAGGTCGCCTCGACCTCGACATGCTCCTCGGCCCCGAACAACGTGCGGAGTCGAGCGGCCTGCTTGTCGGTCAGCAGCTCGGCGCCGGTGTGCAGGGTCCGCCGCGCGGCATACAGCGGGTCGCCCTTCATCCCGCGGTGGCCGTGGATGGCCTGCTGCACCCGGCGCCGGCACCGGTCGAGCGCGTCCCTGGCGAGGCGGACGACGTGGAACGGATCCATGACCGCCACCGCGTCGGGAGCTCCTCGGCGGCGGCGGTCTTGAAGCCGGTGAACCCGTCCATCGCGACGACCTCGATCCCGTCGCGCCAGGTGTCGGGTCGGGCGGCGAGCCAGGTCTTGAAGGCCTCCTTCGAGCGACCCTCGACCATGTCCAGCAGCCTGGCGGGGCCGGTCTTGTCGCGGATCGGGGTCAGGTCGATGATCACGGTGACGTACCTGTCGCCGCGCCTGGTGTGCCTCCAGACGTGCTCATCGACGCCGATGACCCTCACGCCGTCGAAGCGGGCCGGGTCGTCGATGAGAACACGTCGGCCTTCAGCAAGCACGGCGTCGTTGGCGGTGTCCCAGGCGACGTCGAGTCCCTCGGCGATCCGGGTGACGGTGAGGTGCTGCACGACCAGCGCTTCGAGCGCCCACCGCAGCCCACGGCGCGAGAGCTTCGACCGCGGCTCGGCCGCACGGGTGGTGTCTTGGCGCCACACGTGCCCGCAGCCGGTGCAGCGGTAGCGACGCACCGCGACCTCCAACACCGTCGGTCGCCACCCCAGCGGCTCGTGCGCGAGCCGACGGATCACGGTGTCCCGAGCAGCGCCTTCGGCGCCGCAGCGTCGACACCACTCGTCCGGGGTCAGGACTCTGCAGGCGAGCACCGCGCGGTCGGGCTCGAGGCGCTGGCCGGTCACGACGAGGTCGAGTTCGTCGAGTCGGCAGAACGTTGTCAGGTCCGGGCGAGCGAAGCGGGCCCGAGCGGTAGCGACAGGCAACGACGTCAGACCTCCGGATGTCAGGCGTGGAACGTCATCTTCCGAAGACCTCGACCACGATCTAGCCACCGTCGCGCCGGAGTCGCTTCGATCAACGAGTACACCTCATCAGAAGCCCGTTGCCAAGGCCTTGCTCCGTTGTGAGCGACGACGTCGTGGGGATGGGGATCTCAGTCAGTGCAGGGCGCCGAGCTCGACGAGAAGAACGCCGGCGATGATGAGTGCGATGCCGCCCATCATGAGCGCGGTGAGCGGCTCCTTGAAGAGGGCTTTGGACGCGACGGCCGTTAGGGCAACTCCGGACGCTGCCCAGATGCCGTAAGCGACACCGAGGCCCAGGCCCTCATTAAGGGCGAGGGTGAGAAACGCGAAGGCCAAGAGGTAGCCGCCGGCGACGGCGGCGTAGTAGGCGCGGACGCCAGTAGCTGCCATGCGCAGCGAGAGGGTAGCGCTGACCTCGGCAATGATGGCTCCGAGGAGGAACAGGTAAGCCATCAGGTGGCTTCTTCGAGGTTCTTGACCGCGTGCTGGGAGCCGAGTTCGACGGTGAGGACGCCGGCAATGATGAGGACGATGCCGACGCCCATGAGTGCGGTGAGGGTTTCATCGAAGATCAGCGACGACATCACGGCGGTGGTGGCGACACCGAGGGCGCCCCAAATGCCGTAGGCGACGCCCAGCGCCATGCCCTGACGCAGAACGAGAGCGAGGAGAATGAACGAGGCGATGTAGCCAGCCGCGAC contains these protein-coding regions:
- a CDS encoding DMT family transporter translates to MAYLFLLGAIIAEVSATLSLRMAATGVRAYYAAVAGGYLLAFAFLTLALNEGLGLGVAYGIWAASGVALTAVASKALFKEPLTALMMGGIALIIAGVLLVELGALH
- a CDS encoding DMT family transporter, yielding MTKWLLLAGAILSEVTGSLSLKGALDRPGLYVLVAAGYIASFILLALVLRQGMALGVAYGIWGALGVATTAVMSSLIFDETLTALMGVGIVLIIAGVLTVELGSQHAVKNLEEAT